ccccaacgaaaatcttttgggtttcatctccataagagtggctgagtttttacgttggctcgccaagcctatcacaaccctcctcctttacccgggcttgggaccggctatgttgagacaacataggcggagttcgaTCCAGGAAAACTATAGTGAATACAATAGTAAAAAGTGTATGAAGAAGTCCCGAGAAAAAAATCAAAATCTTTCATACTTTTATTTTTTGCGGGGTAAAACCTTTCACATTACAATGTGCTGAAGATTTTCCCAACAATTAGATCAACCATATACGCAAGAGTCAATTGCCCATTCACTGGTCACCAAAGAACAACAATTTAAGGAGCATAAGTCAACTAATTACAACTGCAGATAAGTTGACTACAAACCTTCCTGGCTATTACTATAGTAAGCAATCGGCAACTCTAAGTACGGTAACAAAGCAAGTTTCCTGATTCTAATAACAACAGCACTAAGTTGTAAAGGCTTGTGTTACATCAATTTATCCCATTGTGCGCATGAAAAAATGAACTGCTAGATATATGTTTCCAATCAACTATCGTATGAATTCTTCAACTTTTATCTGGAGATTTTGAAGTAGCAAAGTATTCCCTCAACTTACAAAATTGGAAAGATCAAGGCTTTTGCTAAGCTGGGAGCATTCATATGACATGTTAGTCTTCAAAATTGATCTCTAACTAAAAAAGAGCTTGCTGAACTGAAAACCTGTACTACATGCACAACTTCTGTCAGGAAAGTGATAGTGGTTTAAAAGCCTGATCCGCTAGGGTATCATCACCGGAAATTTGATTGATCATCCAAGATGATTTAACCAGAACTGAAAGAAAACGATCTTATACATGAATACCTATATGGTTGTAATCAGAACTAAAACACACTATTTTAAACATGGGCGGGAAAGTATAAATGAGTGCAGTATTTGGGAGACTATGATGGTGTACTAAACATAAATATAACCAGTCAGCTTCTATAGGGAATGCAAATACTCATGGAATAAAAAAATAGAGCACATCTTTGCAGAAATAAGGTACAGGTTTCCTTACCTGTAGGCAAAATGTAACATACTATTTTATTTCTTGCAGCCCTTAGCATCCTATCAAAATTAATAAGAAGTCATGTCAGATGGTCTGTGAAAGCGGATACATGAATGGtgctaacatgatatattttctgctTGCTAGCAAGTTATTAAGCAAGATCATCAAATATTTCTTTATAGACCACATGTGAGTTTTGCCACgttttcaggagagttattttcaaATTTGTAATCTGAGGACTGACCAAGAGATACTCACATCAGACAAAATAGGAATCCTAGGCGCTAAATTTGAGATGTCCATGATTACTCCAACGTAGTAACCAACCCATACTCTGTAAACTGAGCTTTTTAAATACTTCAAAAAGAAGTATACATACAAGAATGTGTCTTCCATAGGTATGTTTACTTTTTCTAAAAGTGTATTCAAATGGGAGTAGTATGTAAAAAAGGTGAAGACTAATAATGTGGTATGCATATATCATAATTATTATGAATACACTGGTAGGTGTAAAAAAGGCTGAATTGAAATGGCCGCAAATTTCCTCCAGCCACGAATGTAGCCATACCCATGGTGTCCAAAGAGCACCTTCTGGTTCTTGGTGAATACCTTGCGCATGGTGGGGCACAACCACTCTAGAAGAGAGTGGCAGCTAGGCGAGGCAGAGTAAGACTTGAGCGAGGGCTGCAAAGTGAAAGCCAGAGCAGAGTGGTGATTGTAGACTGATGATTATGAATAAAAACATACAAATCTAATAGATTTGAGATTTGTTATACTTATCCAATTTGTACATTTTGTAATATAATTCAGCACTAATGCCATTACACCATCTAGCATCATCTAGGATTTTAGCATCTCTAGCTCTAGTAGTCTAACAAAGCATAGAACTGAAAATAAACACTCAATTCAGGAAGTTTTTATGAACTGTATGCCACATAAGAAATGCCCTATGTGCTTGCAATCCGACAGCCATCTGATTTTCCATTCTTCCAACCACCGGCGCATCATTTTCACATAAAACTTGCACGCCCAGGCATTTTTTTGTACAACTACGAAATGAGCAGTAAATTAGGAATGTGTCGCCAATCAAAATGAAGTCCACTTCCCATAATGTTTGTAAAGAAATCAACATCATAGAGCTCTTGGACTACCTTCCATTCAAGCTGACCATGAAGTTTTGCTGCTGGAATCCTCTTTGGAGATGTAACAACCTGTAGAAAATAAATAACTTATATGACTGGCACAACAAAAACATATTATCATGCAAAATATAGTTATGTACATTCAACAAGATATAGATGACAACATTCTATGAGAAGAAATCACACTGTCCTATAGAGCACAATCAAACTATTCCTAGTTCAGTTTAGTATAAAAGTACTAAATTACTAAAGGAGAGCTAGTTCTCACATAGGAATAAAATAAGATCAATCACACAGGGTCTGACATTCATATAGATACAAAAATATCTATGTAACATCACGACACttgcaaggtactccctccgtcccaaaataagtgactcaattttgtactgaagctagtacaaagttgagtcacttattttgggacggagggagtaactgtaAAGCATGCACATTCCACCCAAATCTGAGAACTTGTTGTAAATATGTTACAACATTCAACGAAGATTGCCTTTTTTGTTGGGCGCCTGTTCACGTAGGCCTCAAGTTTTGTGGGGCTCCTGTTCACGTTCTTGCTTGTTACTCCTTCTGAACCTGGAGCACCAATGCCTGCAGCTATTTTTCCTCACACTAAATTAGGAACCACATAAAAACTATTTGCCAATTGTAGCACTCACTGATAGAAATGGTTAAGtagaaaaattcaaaacaaaaaatGGAACAACAAAAGGAAGCTCACCAAGCTAACTCCTAGTTGAGCTTCATGTTGTCGCACTGATGGATCACGTCCATTGTCCGGGGGGCAATGGGAGATCTACATGTGGGGAAAGTATGTTGGCGCTCTCGCCATGACCTCAGACAATGCACATGAAACAAGTGCCCACAAAGCAGCTTCTTTGCTGTTGTCATCTCTTCACGACAGATAATACATGTAACATCACTCCTGAATCCATAAATATATCTAAATCATAAACAAGAACCATAGTTGAATAAACTGAAACAATGCCAGTGAAATTAAATAACTCACACATTAAGCTCATCTGCTGTAGCATCTGGAAAGCGTCCATTCATGGTGGAAGTTATCTTTCTATGGTGCACATAATCTGAAACACGAATTTTGAAGTTGTGCAAGGTCTCATACAGCTCACGGATCAAGTGCAGTGGGACACCATGGTTCCTGATATGGTATAAAATCAGATATAGGGAAAGATCTTCATAAGACAACCGACAGGAAGATATCTATGAAGAAGAGCATATATAAAGATAAGTGCGCAAGGTCACAGATAAGCTCCAAATAAAATGTATACACTGCCTTTTTCTCCCATTGACCTTCCGTTAGAAATAGCTTATTTTTAAAGCCAAACCTCAAACATCTAGCACAACAGGACACAATGTAAATTTTTAGAGGACGAATCATCACACCAACAAAATGTATACAGTTAGGCCAACAACATATACACATGCATAGTGGTGAATACACCTGATAAAAATATAAAGGTTGGGCACTGGATACCCTTATACCCATTGCTAACATGACCCACCATGCAAACGGTTACCAACAGAACTGAATATCAAGATAACCAGGGAAAACAAATTACTAACAGAACTATGTATGTTGTGCAGCTAATCAAACATCTCTCTAAAACAGACCAGTGAAGATAATTTGCTCACAGAATCATATATGCTTATGCAAGAAATGAAATATCTATATTAAATAAGCAGTGAAAAAACATTTATAAAGAACAGATCAAAGAAAGTAATTTCCTCCCAGaatcatgtatgtatgtatgtatgtgcaaCTAATTACATATCTGTATAAGCAATTACGGAAAAAATGGTCCCAAAAGATTATCAACACTGGAGCACACACGAGAGAATAACTGGTGCAAGAAAAAGGCCATCGGGCTTCAATGCCAATCTACACTGCCATCAAAGGACAAACAATTAACATAGTTCAGATGTTTTAGTACCTGATAACTTAATGCTTCTAGTGTTTAAAATAAAAGACTTGCATGTTTTATTGCTCCAGGTACATCATTTGTCCAATGAAGCCCAAGGCAGCTTATTAAATCCTGGGAGCTTCAGAAATCAAGAGCCACATCAATAGAGGAGTAGACAATGCAAGATCACAATTTATCTTGTCCCTTATACTTTTAAATTTTACAATTAGCTGCTCAAACCTAAAACCTGTTGACCACTCAAGCATAAGAAAGCATACTACAAATTGACAGTAAAATGGGGGGCCAAATACATTAATTTTCAAGGGAGCTGGAGAAAGTATGTGGATCCAGTGTAGTTTACTCTAATTATATGCAAATGAAACCAACAAAAACACTAAAAGTATATTTacttttctttgttaggaatcaACTAATAACTTCCACACATACTGCCCTCCTCTGAGCAGTTCTCCTTGAGCATTTTTATAAACAGTTAGTGCTCGCATTTGCATCCTCAAAGGAAAAATGAATGAGATGGTTGGGGACTCACCTGCGCACCTGAAGACCGTGAAGACGCGAGCTAATCGAGCATGCACCCAGGATGCGAGGTCATGCACTAGCTGCGGCTACCGTCACCCACCCGCTGAGGCCGCCGTCCGCTGCGCCACTAAACGAGCCGCCTATGGTGCTAGGTTCAAGACACGAAGGACGGCGTTGAGCCAAGATGACTCCCTGGCTGGCATCCTCTCCTCTTGggttgagctcctcctccctcagctccctcgcgacGAGGTCTCCTCCTGCCCCGGCTTCCTCGCGACCTGAGCAGATGAGCACCTCGGGAGGCCATGGATCTCCTCGACAGGGACAACGGAGCTCCTGGGGCTGTGGCTGTGGTGAATGAGGGAGAAGAGCGAACGGAGGAGAGAGAGGTGCGGCGGCTGCAGTGGAGCGAGGGAGGAGTGGGGGTGTGCCGGCAGAGGATTGGAGGCTAGGGTTCATGCAGTGCGTGGTGTGTGCGCGGCGCGTGGGGCGAGCGGGTTGGGCAATTCTTTCGCACATGAGCGCATCTCACTCAGCCAATCCATACGACGGACGAGCCCACCAGTCATAGGCCAAAAAAAACCACTGCGTGGTGAAAATAAAATTCACTAAAGGTGAAGATCCAATGGCACAAACAAGTCAAAGGCCAGATCGGACGGCCAGAACTGCACAAAATCGGGGGAGCTCTGTGGAGGAGGGTCGGCTAGCATCCTTATAGGTTtaaatgagttgttgagttatgttgtgatgacatgttgtacAACACAATTAAGATAAAACTAACCCATGTTTAAAACCCGtggcactgacgtgtggaccccacatgtcaggtttgaccctagttagcacagttgacctgctgatgcagGCATGACGCAGTGCTAACGCAATAAGTGATTTTCTgggtttaaaataattcaggaaattccaggaaatgttataaacttcaaaaaatcacagtaaatcaaccgtagctcagattgaaataatttatatatgaaaatttatcaGAAAAATTTATATCTATTCATCTGTacaagtttcatgcatgacaacccAACTTATACCTattgtataagtgaaaacacatAAAGGGCATGTAAGATGCTTAAGTTTGGAGtggcatttgaatccttgattcaaatgagctccattgaacttgttgctagatgcattagcataaaccacatcacatctacatgccatgatcatgcatcatattgttgcatatgcttgtgtactgattgccggcaccgtccttcttgataggtcctgctccggagaccgttccagagtacctgtcagaggagtagttccccccttgttgatttaccaggcaagcaaaacctccttggtcattcagatacaatcccactctctcactcctgctctcttttattgcattagaacaacaatgattcaactgctacattgtgttgtggtagttgaacccattcctctgcatgacctatcattgccacagttaatagttgaaacccactagcatgtgtaggagttgattgagccatgttgtgttcctaccatgccatgcctgctattgcttagagttgtgtcaggtgcgattcattgggaatgaattggagtgttatgccaTGTTCTGATGCtgggagttaagcgtgtgaacatgatttggtaaaggtagcggtgacaagccatgtaggagtacatggtgggttgtctcattggggccgtccttaagaactgagttctgtgtatgttgtccaagactagctactaccacacattgggttccggtaactcgacctctCTCGGCTGATTAGCCGCCTCgagctctgtccaagagttgcaactagttttaggtgtttgtaggtagtgctacttttctaccgagtggcacctggcagggtggacttgggacagactaggcaccatggcacggtgtaccaagcgtagatccatccggtgaggtgggcttgggaaccatgcacacatagtttgtggccgtgagtgaaaccccggccggatctccttgcggatggaacccgaataggcgataaacctggactagagtcttgcgtggttagtcaggtcatggccaacaccctcgccaggcttctgcttgaaggttgccaagatacatgacgtgtacatggcggtcagtggcgagagcgtgtgtgaagaagtacacccctgcagggttaacatgatctattcaaatagccgcgtcctcggttatggaTACTTGGATACTTATATATGGTacgtagacaacttgaagtggatactctaaaatgctcaagagaagtgtgagtgctatggatggccttctcgtagggaaacgggaatgaatccatagtagtgtattgttgtggtgattagtggactcgtgtgcgc
This portion of the Triticum dicoccoides isolate Atlit2015 ecotype Zavitan chromosome 7A, WEW_v2.0, whole genome shotgun sequence genome encodes:
- the LOC119334741 gene encoding ERAD-associated E3 ubiquitin-protein ligase HRD1-like, translating into MLAMGIRVSSAQPLYFYQVYSPLCMCICCWPNCIHFVGVMIRPLKIYIVSCCARCLRFGFKNKLFLTEGQWEKKAVYTFYLELICDLAHLSLYMLFFIDIFLNHGVPLHLIRELYETLHNFKIRVSDYVHHRKITSTMNGRFPDATADELNVSDVTCIICREEMTTAKKLLCGHLFHVHCLRSWRERQHTFPTCRSPIAPRTMDVIHQCDNMKLN